The following DNA comes from Papaver somniferum cultivar HN1 chromosome 4, ASM357369v1, whole genome shotgun sequence.
CTAATATCAACTATGGCACCATGCTGTAGTTTTCAGTCTTCCTCCAAAATTCGTACGGTTTTGTTCCTTCCAAATGGTCGTACGGTTTTGTTCCTTGATGAGCCATGATTGATTGGAATCGACACATACTTTCAGCCCTTGGAAAGTACTACCAGAAGCACTACAGCCTAGCGCCTTAAATAGACCGTGAGACGAGGCAACATGAAATAAGGCTTTTGATAGAGACCGCTGGACATTAAGCGTCAAGAAGCATAGCCCAATGCGATAATCATCCTCTAAGCAGGGGGACTAGTATAAGAATACTGAAAGTACAACTCGACATCAGTGCCATTTACCAAAAGCATATCACACGCGTCTCTAAAATGTACGTGTCGACTAACAAATAGCAAAACAATAGCATGACTGGCACGTGGCATTTTACGTGGCGAACTGTATCTGCCTGTTACTACTTGTATATATATAAATCCGTGAACGGAGTTGAAATCCACAACGGTATCCAAACTGTAAAGAAAGCCAAAACTTGCGATTCGCACTCATAGTCTTTTGTTCAATTCGGGAATCCGTCGAAAGAGAAAATGCAAACTGCTAAGGAGAAGCTGAGTAATGTAGCTAGTGCTGCCAAAGAGCACGCTAAAATctacaaagccaaagttgatgaGAAGGTAATAACAATTTACTAATATCAGTTTTAATTAAGTACAGTCAAACTATAGATCTCTTATTTTGCTTGGTTATTTACTTAGTTGCTTGCTCGAATATGTTTTATAGGCAGAGAAGGCGGCAGCAACAACACCAGAAGAGAAAGAGATAGCACACCAGAGAAGGAAGGCTAAAGAAGCTGAAGCAAAGATGGAATTTCATGCAGCCAAAGCTGAACACAAGGCTGAAACACTTGATGCAAAATATAACCACCATCACAATCCGATCACCGGCCACCATGATACGTATGGGCATCATAATCCGATCACCGGCCACACTGATACATATGGGCATCATAATCCGATCACGGGCCATACTGATACGTATGGGCATCGTGAAGTACCACTTGTTGGGGTACATGGTGAGCACCATGGACATGGGCACCATCACTTGACTACAGCGGGTACTACTTCGCCCACTACCACACTAGCAGACACGACTTATCCGACTTTGGGTCAACACCATCAAACAAACAAGTACCTGTAAAGTCGACCGAGTGTAATTGGTTCTAAGCTTGCATGGTCTTCTATTTCGTCTCTTTCTATTTCGTCTAAGGGTGTATTGTTTTCTTTGGTAAACATTTGAGCTAGTGGTGTGTTTGATTTAGGTTAGTTTTGCAATTTGTTCTATGTTGTTGTAAGTTACGTGGTCTAGTGTTGTTGTGTGTTGgaaatatatctcaaccgttccATTGGGTACCTTTTTATTTTTGCTTGCCACTCCTGGATAATGCCAATCAACTGTGAATGGGGTTCATAATGCTGTTTGCTTGGTTTTAAGGACAATTTTATAAGATGACGAACCAATACGCATATGTGAGCAAGCAGCTTGAGCATATAATAGGTGGACAGAATCATAATTTTAATCGTGAAACCTTAAGATAACATACACTCGTGGATTCGGAGCACCAAATCTTATGGATTCAAGATTAATTTAATATTCCGCTGTGTCACAACACATACATAATTACGCTACATAAACTGATGAAAAATATTCCCCATATATGATACCGAGCTGTCCGTGCAATGTCCatgaagaagagaagataatGTCCATGAAGAAGAGAAGATATTAAAAGATAATTACAGATTACAAgatcaaaattaataaatataatctttatatttttctaaatatttacctagtcaagatattttaattaaggtattatcTTATTAGGTTTAGTCATATCACATTATAAATAAGAGCGTGAATAAGAGCGTGAATGTAAATGTAAAGTTATCCCAGAATTATCAAACTCTGAAGATCAATAAAATTTACCCTTCGGGGTCCTATTAGTGGactaggcgttagtgccgaaccactttaaacaTTGTCTTCTTTGATTTCTGTTTTCCGATCTATAAActctcgatacccataatttattatggtatcaacGGGAGATCCGCTCAATTGCTTCCGCTTTCTATTTATTGGGTTATCATTTTCATCCATTTTTTTGGACTAGATTTTTTTTAAAtagtctgtttttcttttcttttttttctcaatGGATGACTAATAATTTTAAGTTTTCATTTAGAGTTATCATCAAATAAAGCTATTCTCGATTACTTTCTTTGTGATATTTATTCACTTGTTCGGCCAACAGTCCGCTTATATCAAAATATTATCTTTCTCAGCAAAAGATTGTGTTTCCCATCTTTATCAATTGTTGTATTTGTTACGGGTCAGAAGTTGTTTTCTTTTATGCTCTTACCCAATATCTTAAGGGTTTATTCACAACCCATTCATCATGGTTTCATGGATATCTTTTGCTATCAGTTTTCACTAAGAAAAATTCTCTTTAATGATCAACTATATCTTCTTTCAGTTCTTTATCCAGGATCTTATTATTCACATATTGCTCGGATTTTATGAGATAAATAATTAGTTGATCATTTTACTGTCAACACAGTATAATCATTTTTCTTCAATGACTTCTATTGAACTAATATTTCTTTTATCAACAGAGTTATCTTGCTTATTCTTGGCGGCCTCTGCGAAAATCACGAAGATAAAGTTATGTTTGTTCTTTACTGCAGGATTGTTTTCTGTTATCAATGTTCCTTAACTTTAGAAAGATTTTCTTTGCTAATGTTAATGATATTATTTCCTTCTGGAATTTGAAAATGGTTGCCAATTTTCGTTTTGGTAATTGTACCGGTTCTGAATCTAGTTTAAACCAAACTATGAAGatctttttatttccaaaaataatttTCATATAAAATATTCATATCATCAAACTCGTTTTGATATCTTATGCCATTTTTTTGGTGTGGTGTAGATCCATCTCCATCTCCCTCGAAAAAATGTCTATCAAGATTTCTTGCCATTGTTCACCGCaatattttctttttatctctcaaaagtcaaaactcaaaactaaacTCTTTGCTATTATTTGACATCTGCAGTTATCACTATTAATACTGCTATAATTGGTATTCTCATACCAAGTGATCAAATATATGTGTTTGCATTGACATTGATCGTCTATGCCATCTGAAAGGTCGAGTTTGCTCACGTAAATGGACTTTCCATTCATTACATCTCTATAAATCATCCGATCATCAAAGATGATTTGTTATTAATCGCCTATCTAAAGTCTATCATTTGAGAACATCTTGAGTTTCTCAAATGTACGACTACCTAAAGTCTGTTAAAGTGAAAGCAAAACTCATATCCCTTTCTTCAACATACTCCTTAGTGTTCCTTCACCTTGCTGCATCTTTGGTTTAAGAAAACTGTCACCAGATTTTTTATGCGTCTCCAATCAAGATCGGTTCATCTTAGCTTCTGAATCTTTCCAAATGGGTTGTTATACCATTTTGTATTCACTTTATAGGAGTCTCTTCGAAGGCCATTAATGTTTCTCAACATGGACTCAACATGAATTTCTCGTATGGTTAGTAATTAACAATCAAGTCCATTGGCCAATCAAGCCAATTCTCCGTAAAAGACCTACATAtatacactacgggaaaaatatacatctacaactggagatttacaacacttctctatacatcgtagaaagtcctatgttttacaactggtttcaaagaaagagttgtcgtatatcatcactaccaacccttaggaacaaggggttgcgctaagaaaacaaacgacaactcctttagcaaaactgttgtgacgacatttaggtataacaactttgtttcataagtgtaatgacttagcctatcacaattctcacaagtgttgttgaagaacacaaaaatatgataatgaaaaatacgttagaggggagattcgaacatgaacctaatgcatggatgtatagctcatcaaccatccttacagttcacaagtttggggttttttttttttttaatagaaacgtataacgacacttataagtgttgttgaagttaaaatatagaatgtgggaaaaaattaggtttggggGATTCGACCCTGAGCCTCCTATATggaagtctacaccactaaccatacctacactatcacaagttctgtaaagttggtggttctttaatatactattatgacaacccttcataagcgttgtaaaacaaaatataatgcgcaaagCCGACTGAGCCACAAAGAGCGCGAAGCATTCTCTGTAACCATATACATTCTTCTCTGTAAATAATCACATACATTCTATAAGACcacccgctttaagcaaagcatgCAACTGGGGAATTATGGCAAAAGTATACCATCAAACAAACAAATATTCTGAAAAACATTACCATCTTCAAACCGATATTCACACACAAATGATGATAACAAAAGCAGCCCTGAATTACCAACAATAGAACATAGAGTTTGATAAGTGATAAATACACAAGCCAATACAGAACTAACACTCAGCTGTAGCAAGAAACTTGAGAATAGCAGGAAACTCATACAGAACTACACACTCAGCTGTAGCAAGAAACTTGAGAATAGCAGTTGAAGTAGATTACTGAGAAGGAAAATAACACCAAATATTGCTAAAGTAAGAATACAATAccgtaaaaacaaaaaaaactactgatctaacttgtgaacttctttttcttcttctttttgttcttcttctttgtcggaaCCACTATGGTATATTCCCCATCTTCTCTTACGTAACTCTCGTTCTCGTCATCCATTTGGAAACCAAGAGTTGAAATATCCACTGGTTGGAAAATTGTGTCATGATTTTCATTGTATTCCTCTAATTCATGGAAACCCCTGGGCGGTGGTTTCACCATCACATACCAGTTAGATGTATTTGACTCTCGAGAATAGAAAACTTGTCGCGCTTGCTTTGCTAAAATGAATGGATCGTTACAGTATTGGTTCTTATGCTGCTTTAAATTGACTAATGTAAAGCCATCTTCTACCTTCACACCAAAATTGGTGTGAGCCCAATCACATTTGAATATTGGAATTTGAAACATATGATTGTAGTCCaacaatagaatttcttctaaaacaCCATAGAACCCACTAGTTTCTGACAATCCTGCAACTAAGGTTGTTGATTCAATTGAAACTCCACTGTTTTGTGTGACTCTCTTAACATCCTTCGTAATAAACCTAGTGTTATTGATAAGCAAGCCTTTATATGATATGCAGTTTTCCAACGGCCCATATGACAACCATTCTACCGTGTGTGATATTGGCATGCCTTGTTCAATTTGCATCTTAACCTACAAATGTATAATCTCAGAACATAAGAATATAACTAAATTTGTTATCTAAGCATAAGAAGTTAGATTTATATGATGGTGTGCCGAACATGGATTGTTCTATGTGATAGAATGAAACAAAATCACACGCATTTGTGTTTTTTGTAGTAGTTTTCCGCAGCAGCAAAATGTCCAAGTGTTTAAACTATACTAAGATGCATAATCTGACTAAGAGTGGACtaaacataccttttgttgaaaccAATCTGCAAATGTGTCAGACtgtatggaattgagttggtcttCACTAGTAATTGCCCTCCCAGCAGGAGATTTTAACTCGTCCATATGCATTCTAAgacaaaattaaaattagaaaatgaagtaTTAATTGACAGACCATTTTAATAAACGTGAACATCATACTTACATCATATATGGGTCAATTTCGGGTGTGTGTTAAAAATCACATATCTGTGAGCTATCTTTAACTTCTCACTATCCATACGCACTTGGACACCTTTAGAAAGAGGACGTGCTGCCGGTGTGGAACCATTTTGAGTGTTTTCGTTACGCCTTTTCTCTACTCCTGTTTCAGCTGCTTGGGCCTTACGAATATCAAAATACCTAACACTCTCCATTCCAAGATAACACTCGGCTATACAAGCTTCAGGTTGTGCATAATTCTTTACATATTCTTTGAATGTCTTCATATACCTAGGAAAGTCGAGTATGCAACAGTTACTAGTTAATTAAATATTAGTATCTCTAATATACAAAGGGCATAACTTTCTACACAAAACCAAAAAACAGAAGTAATATAAATTAAATTGGCATacctttcaaatggatacatccaacGATATTGTACAGGTCCACATAATCGCACTTCTCGAGCTAGGTGAATTGTCAAGTGCATCATGACATCAAAAAGTGACGGAGGGAAGTACCTCTCAAACATACACAAAGTCTCAGCAACTTCTACTTCAAGTTCTATTAATCTATGGAGATCAACTGCCCTTTGGCATATTTCGTGAAAATAAGAACATAACCTGAAAATTGCCTCCCTTGGCCCTACAGGTAAAAGTCCTTGAAAAGCAACGGGTAATATTTGTTGCATaagaacatggtaatcatgagccTTAAGAACACCTAAGCAACCATCTTTTGAGAAATGCTTTCTAAGATCAGAACTAAAACCATATGGAACCTTTAAATTTCTCATCCTATTATACAATATAGCCTTTTCCTTGTCATTTAAACAGTATGGTGCTGGTGGAAGGATCGTTTTTCCATTTATCTCTACTGGATGTAATTCTGGTCTTATTCCCATACTCTTCAGATCATTGCGGGACTTTAGACCGTCTTTTGTTTTGGACTTTATATTCAATATGGTACCAATAATACTCTCGCAAACATTTTttctgtatgcataacatcaatatTGTGCCGTAGTAATAAATCCTAGGAAGATGGAAAAACCCAACATTAGTAATTAATtctataaagaaataaaagatcagACATTTAATCTATGTGAAAGTTATAATGTCATGTTGTCGAATCTTAGATAAGTAATTAATTCTATTATAATGTCATGCTggaaaaaacagaaacaaaatgcTCATTATACTGAAAATATACTATTATGTGTCAAttatggtgcaatcaaactgatGCTGCCGATGCTTTATCACATTGGGAAAAGTACTCAGATGCATTATACTTCCCAAACACTATATCAAAAGAACGAGTGTGCCATTTAGATTGCATTTGTTGATAATGTGAAGTTTAGAGGCTAACATGGTGCAAAGCAGAAGAACCCATAGCCAAATATTAACAAGTAAGTTTGAAGTTATGGAACTAACCTTCCAGTAAGGCAAGTCGAAGAATATTGACCGTTTGTTAAACACCCGAagttcagtttcatcatcatttGCACCAGAAATAGCCGCATCAGCAACAACATCCCTTTTCCGCTTCCCACATTTAGAATTACCCACATTTGCACTTGCTGCCGCACTACTCTTgcccttattcttcttcttttgctctttctttttccttatctTCCTCGTTCTTCTCCGCTTTCCCAAAATCATTTGTAATACTATTCTGACATTCAAGTGCCGCAGCACCAGACATAACAGGTGGCTTTTCCTTCCTCTCAATCTCTCCATTAAACCAGTCTTTTTTCTGCCGAAGAGGATGATTATGACGAAGAAATCTCCTATGATTCAAGTAGACAGTTTTACGACTAAATTCCAACCAGTTTGAAAGTGTATTTTCACCGCAAAGAGGACAAGCTGCCTTCCCTTTATACGTACATCCAGATAAATTACCATATGCAGGGAAATCGTTTATTGTCCACATTAATAACGCCTTCAAGTTAAAATCTGTTTTAGTAAACGAATCATATACCTGCACCCCTTTCTCCCACAACTCAAAAAGATCATCAATCAAGGGCTGCAAGTATACATCAATGTCATTACCCGGTTGTTTTTTTCCTGGAATCAgcatgctcagaattatgttgtcACCTTGCATACACAATTGAGGGGGAAAATTATAAACCACGAGCATCACTGGCCAACAACTGTGGGCTGCGGAAAGATCACCAAATGGATTAAATCCATCAGCAGCAAGTCCAAGACGCAAATTATGGGGATCTGAAGCAAACTCGGGATACTTTGTGTCTATGTGCTTCCAAGCCAAAGAATCTGTTGGATGACGCATCTTCCCATCCTTACTCTTGTTCGTCGCGTGCCATATCAACTGCTCAGCCAGTGCTGCTGATTGAAACAATCTTCTCAATCTCGGCACAATGGGGAAGTACCTAAGCACCTTCACCGGTATCTTCTTTTGCGGCTTGTCTATCATTTCAGCATCGTCCATGTTAGATGTGTCTGCCTTCCACCTAGAATAATGACATTTAGGACACTCGTCTACATCTTTCAAATCTTTTCTAAACAAACAACAATCATTAATACAAGCATGTATTTTCTGGTAAGTCAATTGATAAGATTTCAGGAGCTTTTTCACTTCATATTTTGAGCAAGGAAGACAATGATCTGGCGGCAACAAGGAACCGATTGTCTTGAGAAGTTCGTCAAAAGATTTCCTAGATAAACCATTTACTGTCTTGTGCCTATACAATTCAACAGTGATGGATAACTTTGTGTGTGTTTTACAATTAGGATATAACGGTGGGTCCGCCTCTTCCACATGGTTTTCCAAACCCTCATCTTGCACAGGTTCATGTCCCTGATCGATATGTGCATCAGCTTCAACAGCAGCATCTATATGATATGATCCCCTTGTTGCTCCCTCTTGGTGTACATCAGTAGAAGTGTGCATAGTCTCCCCGTGAAAAAACCCACTCAGTGTATGTGGATCCCAACTCGTTTCAGCAAGTGAAGATGCACTTCTTTCGGAGGAAGTGGGAAAGTGAGATTCTTACAATCAACACAAGGACAACTGAATTCAgaaggatttccaagtctctgACAAACGGTATCTATGAAATTCTTTCTTCAAGGCCTCCTGATATGGAAGATCACCCCTACATGAAAGAACGACAAAATAATTAATCACGGAATAACACAATAAAAGAGGGAAAACCAATGTAAAGAATGTAATATTCTACAGTGAACAACATATTAACCTTGGCCAAGGAACCCAATCTTTATTCATAATTTTGAATGACTTGAATCTGCAAATCTGTTCAGTTCTTCAATCCAGTTAAAAAAAAACCTTTCAATTTCCCTTCTTGATAACGAAAATAGCTGGCACAAGAGTATAACCAAACGTAATCAGGAAAACGGTATCTAATTGCTTTAACCTTTTATCTCAAAATGAACTTCAGTTTACGACTTTTAAATTTCATTCAGAACAAAGTACATATACTACAGGGACTAACACTAACATATCCCTGGGTTAGTATTGACATCTCTAATCATATGTGCCACCTAGAACATCACAAATTAGACAAAGAAACACTAACACAATTCAGTTAGGACTGATCTTTTTCTCTTCTAGTATGCAAATCTTCAGTCTTTCGAAGGACCACGATTATGAGTCACAGATTCACATATTCAACAAGCCTCACCTGCCAAATCGAAACATACCCAACAAACTTAATGAGCCaatttctgaatcatgattatgATTTTACTGAAAATTAGACAAAGCAAACAAAACATTTTCAACAAAGCAAGATAAGAAGACTGCAACGTCTATGATGCACCTTcgacattaaaagaaaaaaatcaacatgactgcagaaaaaataaaaagagactaAAGGAGAAACTACCCATattgttgattttgatgaaatcaaTATCATAAGAAAGGAACAAACTACCCATATTGTTGATTTTAATGAAATTTTAAACCAAACCCATATTGTTCTGTGTTGATTatcaaaaaacctaattcaaatttTATGCAAAAAAGTCACtgaaaaaaacctaattcaaaatcaaaaaaacaatATACCCTAAATTGAGCTTTGGTTACAGATCGATCTTCATCTTCGGGAAATTGGTGGAAGTGGTTAGTCGAGATATGGGTTACAGATCGATCTTCAACATTGTgtggtgatgatgaagttggTGAAGTAATCTCCTGAGATCGATGAAGTTAAAAACGATGGTAATGAACGGAGCTGTTGGAGTCGTAGACGATGAAGTTGCCAGTGGTTTGAGTTATGGAGGTGCTGCTGTACCGAAGTGGTTTGAGTGATGTTGgtttgaataatggtggtttgagGTGAAGTTTCTCTCGTCGAACACACAGGGGAGATGCAGTtgagggaaaaaaagaaaaggataaggaaGGAATAGAAATGAgaatgatgttaaacaaaaaaaaaaaaacttaacggcTGTAGATAAAtgaaagaattaatcaaatgaatgggTGGTTATGATGTGAGATATAcatagaatattccaaaggaatattcAGTATTGAatcggattcatcgttcttacgaagtcccacttatagtagtccactcaccgccaggtttcgatctcggagccatgttatgtctcgaagttgccaaaaccggtcaggtttaagggttggaggaatattatgaaagcatcttacctatgaatcgacagattcatcgttcttatgaagtctctgacttagagtagtccactcaccgccaggtttcgatctcggagccatgttatgtctcgaagttgccaaaaccggtcaggtttaagggttggaggaatattatgaaagcatcttacctatgaatcgacagattcatcgttcttatgaagtctctgacttagagtagtccactcaccgccaggtttcgatctcggagccatgttatgtctcgaagttgccaaaaccggtcaggtttaagggttggaggaatattatgaaagcatcttacctatgaatcgacagattcatcgttcttatgaagtctccgacttagagtagtccactcacgccaggtttcgatctcggagccatgttatgtctcgaagttgccaaaaccggtcaggtttaagggttggaggaatattatgaaagcatcttacctatgaatcgacagattcatcgttcttatgaagtctctgacttagagtagtccactcaccgccaggtttcgatctcggagccatgttatgtctcgaagttgccaaaaccggtcaggtttaagggttggaggaatattatgaaagcatcttacctatgaatcgacagattcatcgttcttatgaagtctctgacttagagtagtccactcaccgccaggtttcgatctcggagccatgttatgtctcgaagttgccaaaaccggtcaggtttaagggttggaggaatattatgaaagcatcttacctatgaatcgacagattcatcgttcttatgagagtcctgacttagagtagtccactcacgccaggtttcgatctcggagccatgttatgtctcgaagttgccaaaaccggtcaggtttaagggttggaggaatattatgaaagcatcttacctatgaatcgacagattcatcgttcttatgaagtctcgacttagagtagtccactcaccgccaggtttcgatctcggagccatgttatgtctcgaagttgccaaaaccggtcaggtttaagggttggaggaatattatgaaagcatcttacctatgaatcgacagattcatcgttcttatgaagtctctgacttagagtagtccactcacgccaggtttcgatctcggagccatgttatgtctcgaagttgccaaaaccggtcaggtttaagggttggaggaatattatgaaagcatcttacctatgaatcgacagattcatcgttcttatgaagtctcacttagagtagtccactcaccgccaggtttcgatctcggagccatgttatgtctcgaagttgccaaaaccggtcaggtttaagggttggaggaatattatgaaagcatcttacctatgaatcgacagattcatcgttcttatgaagtctctgacttagagtagtccactcacgccaggtttcgatctcggagccatgttatgtctcgaagttgccaaaaccggtcaggtttaagggttggaggaatattatgaaagcatcttacctatgaatcgacagattcatcgttcttatgaagtctccgacttagagtagtccactcaccgccaggtttcgatctcggagccatgttatgtctcgaagttgccaaaaccggtcaggtttaagggttggaggaatattatgaaagcatcttacctatgaatcgacagattcatcgttcttatgaagtctcgacttagagtagtccactcacgccaggtttcgatctcggagccatgttatgtctcgaagttgccaaaaccggtcaggtttaagggttggaggaatattatgaaagcatcttacctatgaatcgacagattcatcgttcttatgaagtctcgacttagagtagtccactcacgccaggtttcgatctcggagccatgtttatgtctcgaagttgccaaaaccggtcaggtttaagggttagaggaatattatgaaagcatcttacatatgaatcgacagattcatcgttcttatgaagtctccgagttagagtagttcactcaccgccaggtttcgatctcggagccatgttatgtctcgaagttgccaaaacctgtcaggtttaagggttagaggaatattatgaaagaatcttacctatgaatcgacagattcatcgttcttatgaagtctctgacttagagtagtccactcaccgccaggtttcgatctcggatccatgttatgtctcgaagttgccaaaaccggtcaggtttaaggttggaggaatattatgaaagcatcttacctatgaatcgacagattcatcattcttatgaagtctccgagttagagtagtccactcaccgccaggtttcaatctcggagccatgttatgtctcgaagttgccaaaaccggtcaggtttaagggttggaggaatattatgaaagcatcttacctatgaatcgacagattcatcgttcttatgaagtctctgagttagagtagtccactcaccgccaggtttcgatctcggagccatgttatgtctcgaatttgccaa
Coding sequences within:
- the LOC113272072 gene encoding late embryogenesis abundant protein 6-like; this encodes MQTAKEKLSNVASAAKEHAKIYKAKVDEKAEKAAATTPEEKEIAHQRRKAKEAEAKMEFHAAKAEHKAETLDAKYNHHHNPITGHHDTYGHHNPITGHTDTYGHHNPITGHTDTYGHREVPLVGVHGEHHGHGHHHLTTAGTTSPTTTLADTTYPTLGQHHQTNKYL
- the LOC113272073 gene encoding uncharacterized protein LOC113272073, which codes for MHTSTDVHQEGATRGSYHIDAAVEADAHIDQGHEPVQDEGLENHVEEADPPLYPNCKTHTKLSITVELYRHKTVNGLSRKSFDELLKTIGSLLPPDHCLPCSKYEVKKLLKSYQLTYQKIHACINDCCLFRKDLKDVDECPKCHYSRWKADTSNMDDAEMIDKPQKKIPVKVLRYFPIVPRLRRLFQSAALAEQLIWHATNKSKDGKMRHPTDSLAWKHIDTKYPEFASDPHNLRLGLAADGFNPFGDLSAAHSCWPVMLVVYNFPPQLCMQGDNIILSMLIPGKKQPGNDIDVYLQPLIDDLFELWEKGVQVYDSFTKTDFNLKALLMWTINDFPAYGNLSGCTYKGKAACPLCGENTLSNWLEFSRKTVYLNHRRFLRHNHPLRQKKDWFNGEIERKEKPPVMSGAAALECQNSITNDFGKAEKNEEDKEKERAKEEE